Within Streptomyces sp. NBC_00704, the genomic segment TCCTCGGCGTCGGCGGTCGCCGACAGGCGCAGCCGCCAGCGTCCGTTCAGCGACAGGGACCGCGCGTCCGAGACCGCGTACCAGGCGCGGGGCGGGAGGGCCCCCGAGCCGGGCGACACGTTCTCGACGTAGTCGACGGACGGGGGTCCCCCCGCTCGTGCGGAACCGAGGGAGGGGGAGGTGCGCAAGGTCATCGGTCTCCTAGGTGTCTTGCCTCGTGAGGTCAGCCCTTGATGCCGGTCTGGGCGATCCCCTGGACCAGCCAGCGCTGGAGGAAGAGGAACACGAACACCAGGGGCAGGATGGAAAAGGCGGTGGCCATGAAGATCAGGTGGAAGACGACGGTCTGGTTGGTCATGTAGTTGGAGAGCGCGACCTGGACGGTCCACGAGCCCGGGTCCTGGCCGATGACCAGCGGCCACAGGAAGGAGTTCCAGCCGTTGATGAACGTGATGGTCGCCATCGCCGCGAAGAAGTTCAGCGAGTTGGGCACCACGATGCGCCAGTACGCGCCCCAGTATCCGAGCCCGTCCACCCGCGCCGCCTCCTCCAGCTCCTTGGGGAACCCGAGGAAGTACTGCCGGAAGAGGAAGCAGGTGAAACCGCTGAACAGGCCCGGGATGATCAGGCCCCGGTAGGTGTCCACCCAGCCGAGCGACGACACCAGGACGAAGCTCGGGACGAAGGTGACCGCCGTCGGGACCATCAGGGTGCCCAGGACGGCGTAGAAGACCTTGTTGGCGTGCCGGTACGGGATGCGGGCGAGGGCGTAGCCCGCCAGCGAGCAGACCAGCAGGACGCCCGCGGTGTGCAGGGTGGCCACCACCGCCGAGTTCCACAGGGACTGGCCGAAGGGCACCGTCTCGTCGGTGAACAGTTCCTTGACGTTGCTCCACTGGACGTCCGTGGGGAAGAACTTCCAGTTCTCCCCGGTGATCTCGGTGTCGGTGGAGAGGGCGTTGCGGACCAGCAGGTAGAACGGGACGAGGAAGAAGAAGGCGGCGGTCCCGGTGGCGATGTAGAGCCCGGTGGAGCTCATCACGCCGCCGCGCCGGTCTCGGCGGGGCTTCGGCGCCGGCGGTGCGGACTTGCTCACCTCGGGTGTGGTGGTGGTCACTTGGACTCCTCCCCCCTTCCGAAGCCCAGGAACTTGCCCTGGAGCAGGGTCACGGCGCAGATCAGCACGGTCAGGATGACCGCGCCGGCGCTGCCGGAGCCGTAGTCCTGGCTCTCGCCGAGGGCCTTGTAGTACAGCTCGACGAGCGGCGGGCGGCCCCACGTGGTCTTCGACAGCAGGTTGAAGAACTCGTCGAACGCCTGGTAGGCGGCGATGAGCAGCAGCAGGATCACCGCGGTGGACGTGGCGCGCAGCTGGGGCAGGGTGATGTGGCGGAACGTCTGCCAGCCCGGCTTGGCGCCGTCGATGGCGGCGGCCTCGTACAGCTCGCCCGGGATGTTCTGCAGCGCGGCCAGGAACAGGATCATGTAGAAGCCGGACTGGAGCCACAGCCGGGCCGAGACGATGACGACCCAGTACCAGGGCGGGTTGGGGTCGACCAGCCAGGCGATGTTGTCGATCCCGAACCAGGCGAGGATCGTGTTCATGAGGCCGAAGCGGACCCCGCTGAAGATCGACATCTTCCAGATCAGCGCGGCGGCGACGTAGCTGCACGCGGTCGGCAGGAAGAAGACCGAGCGGAAGAACGCCCGCATGAAGCGGAGCCGGTTCACCAGCAGGGCCAGGCCCAGCGAGAGCGCCCAGGTGGTCGGCACGATGAACGCGGCGAAGACGGTGAAGGTGACGAGCGAGCCGACGAAGTCGTCGTTCGTCAGCATGTACGTGTAGTTCTCGAAGCCGACGAACTTGTCGGGTGTGACGGTGAAGCGGGCCTCGAAGAAGCTGAGCCAGATGCTCCACAGGATCGGCGCGTAGACGAAGATCGCCAGGCCGATGAGGAACGGGCCGCAGAAGAGCCAGAAGTTGAACGTGGGGCTGCCCCGCAGACCCCGCCGCGGCCTGGCCGGTGAGGCCTTCGCCGGGGCGGGGGACGCGAGGTCGCGCGTCGTGGTCGTCGACATGTCGGAGTCCGTCCCGCGGCCTATCCGAACAGCTTCTTGAGTTCGCGGTTGACGGCCGCGTCGGCCTTGTCCAGCGCGGCCTCCGGGTCCATGTCCTTGCGGACGGAGTTGGCGAAGACGTCCTCGAGCGAGGTGCGCATGGCCTGGGTCCAGCCGATGTTGTCGAAGTGCCCGAACTCGTTGAAGAGCTTGACGCCCTCAGCGGCGTTGCCCGACTTGAGCTTGGTGGCGGTCTGCGCGATCGAGGTGCGCGGCGGGATGTGGAAGCCGAAGGAGGTGGCCCACTCCTCCTGGTACTTCTTCTGGTCGATCCACAGCCACTTGACGTACTCCTTGGCCGCGTCGACGTTCTTGCCCTTGGCGTTGACGAACATCGACCAGCCGCCGTTGTAGACCGACTGCTTGCCGGAGTCGATCGTCTTAGGGAACGGGAAGACGCCCCAGTCGTCGCCGAGCGCCTGCTGGATGGCCGGCATCGCCCACATGCCGCAGAACTGGATGGCGCACAGGCCCTGGTTGAGCGAGGAGGGGTCCCAGGACGCGGTCGGCGCGCCGAGCAGGAGATGGCCGCTGGTGAACAGCTTGCGCATCTTCTTGATGCCCTCGATGACGCCGGGGGTGTGGTAGGCGATCTCGTTCTTCTCGTTGAGGTGGTCCGCGCCTGCCGACCAGATCATCGTGTCGATGACGCTGTGCAGGTCGTCGCCCATGTACAGGCCCTTGACCTTGCCGGTGGTGAGCTTGGCGGCGGCTTCCATCAGCTCGTCGAGCGTGGTCGGGACCTGGACCTTGGCCTTCTCCAGCATCGACTTGCGGTAGAAGAAGAACTGCGGGTCGTCGATCATGCGGACGCCGTATATCTTCCCGTCGACCGTGTGCGACTTGATGTCGGCCGGGTTGAAGTCGCTCTTGACCGGCTCGATGATGTCGGTCAGGTCCGCCACCTGGCCGCTCTTGACCATCTGGATCTGCGGGTGGAACTCGAACAGGTCGGGCGCGTTCTTGGTGAGCAGGGTGGCGAACAGCTTGCTCTCGAAGTCGGCGCTGGTGATCCACTGGGTGGTCACGTCGGCCTTGTCGTAGGCCTTGGCGTACTTCTTGATGGCCTGCTCGGTGCCCGCCTCGCCGTACGCGTGGAAGAACTGCGTCAGGCCGACGCCCGAACCCGACCCCCCGCTCCTGCCGTTGTTGCCGCCGCAGGCGGCGAGCGTGCCGGCCGCGGCCATGCCCGCCGCGGCCCGGAAGAGGGATCGGCGGGACCAGTTGCTGTTGCTCATTGCCGACATGGCGACGTCCTTGTCTCGAGTACGGCTGCGGCGCGACGGCTGGGTGCCGGATGGCCAAATGGCGCTGCGGAGCGGGACGTTAACCTTCGGCTAAGGCTTCGGCAAGGGGTTGGACGAAGCCTGTTCGAAGCGTTGCCATCGGTTCGGCATGGCGAACAGGCGACCTGCCCGAGCGCGGCAAAAGGGCGGCAAAGGGCCGGGAAGGAAGAAGAGGTGAGGGCCGCCGGTGTCAGGGGCCGGCGACCCTCGGTCCAAAAGGGGTGGTCCCCGGACGGACTACCGCCCGGACAGGACCACGGGGACCTCAGGGATGTCGTGGACCGCGCCGGCCCCGGCGGATCCCTGCGGGCTCCCGGCCCGTGTGCGGGGGCGCGTCACCGGCGCGCCCCGCGGCCGTCGGCGGATCGCCGCACACGGCCGCTCCCGCTCATCCGGCCGGGGCCGTGCGACCGCGCGCTTCCGCGGAGACGGTGCGTCTGACGTTGCGCTGACCGACCGAGCGCAGCGCTCCCTCCAGCGCGAACGTCGCCGCTCCCAGACAGGCCGGATCGGTCGGGATCGGGCTGACGACGATCCGGTTGGCCGCCAGCGGCCGCTTCAGCGCATGGCGCGCCACCGCCTCGCGCACCTCCCGCACCAGCGGCTCGCCGAGCCGGGCGGCGACCCAGCTGCTCAGCACGACCACCTCGGGGTTGAGCAGGTTGACGAGGTTGGCGATGCCCGCCCCGAGGTACCGCGCGGTCTCGCGGAGCACCTGGACGGCCTCCGGGTCGTCCGCGGCGACCCCGGCCGCCAGCGCGTCGATGGTGGCCGTCTGGTCGTCGGGATGCAGCAGCGCGCTGTCCGGGAACAGCTCGCGGAGATTCTGCATGATGCCCGGCGCGCCGACGTACGCCTCCACGCAGCCGCGGTTGCCGCAACGGCACGGCCGTCCGTCCAGGACGAGGGTCGTGTGCCCCCATTCGCCGGCGCTGTTGCTCACCCCCCGGTGCAGTTCGCCGCCGAGCACCAGACCGGCGCCGACGCCGGTGCCGAGGTTCACCACCAGGGCGTCCCCGTGCCCCCGGGCCGCCCCGAACCACAGCTCGGCGACCGCGCCGGCCCGCAGCGGATTGTCCAGGTAGAGCGGATACGCGATGTGCTCCGCGAGCAGGTCGAGCAACGGCACGTCGTGCCAGTCCCAGTTGGGCGCGTACTCGGAGACGCCGGTCGCGCGGTCCACCTGGCCGGGCACGCTCACCCCGACGCCGAGCACCCGCGCGGCCTCGACCCCGGCCTGCGCGACCACCGAGCCGGCCGCCGCGGCGACATGACCCACCACCTGCCGCGGACGGCTCTCACCGGGGCGCATGTTCTCCTCGGCGCGCGCCAGCACGTTCAGCCCCAGATCGAACAGTTCGACGTGGACGTACGTCTCCGCGATGTCCACGCCGATCAACGCGCCCCCCGACGCGTTGACGGCCACGAGTCCCCGGGGGCGGCCGCCCGCCGAGTCCTCGAACCCGACTTCCGTGATCATGCGGAGGTCGAGCAGCTCGCCGACCAGGGTGGCGACCGTGGCGAGCGAGAGGCCGGTCGCTGCCGCGAGCTCCTGCCGGGAGGTGGGCGACGCGGCGATGATCTGGCGCAGCACCTCGTAGCGGTTCGCCGTGCGGATGTCCCGTGACGTGCCGCGCTTCATGGAACGTGCCCCCCTCATCCCTGCCGTCCCTTCGCATGCCGGGCGGGCCGGCACTGCGACGGCACCGGCGCCGCGCCAGGCTATGGCGTGCCACGACGTTCGACAAGGGGTTAGGAAAGGGGCTTTATAAAGTCGGCGGCCCTTGGGGCGTCAGCCGCCCAGAACGTCCCGCACGAAGGCGTTGCTGAACTTTCCGGCCGGATCCAGCACCCGCGCCAGGGCGGTGAAGTCGTCGATCCGGGGGTAGCGGCCGCGCACCGCGCCGGCGGGCGTCTCGAAGACCTTGCCCCAGTGGGGGCGCGGCTCGAACGGCTCCAGCGCCGCCTCCACGGCCCGCACCACCGGCAGCACCGCCGCCGTGTCCTCGATCCACGTGAAGTGGAGCGCCACCGTGTCCCGGCCGTAGGAGGGGCTCAGCCACTGCCGGTCGGCCGCCACGGTGCGCACCTCGCAGATCTGCAGCACGGGGGCGACCGTCCGCCGGATCCCGTC encodes:
- a CDS encoding carbohydrate ABC transporter permease, whose protein sequence is MTTTTPEVSKSAPPAPKPRRDRRGGVMSSTGLYIATGTAAFFFLVPFYLLVRNALSTDTEITGENWKFFPTDVQWSNVKELFTDETVPFGQSLWNSAVVATLHTAGVLLVCSLAGYALARIPYRHANKVFYAVLGTLMVPTAVTFVPSFVLVSSLGWVDTYRGLIIPGLFSGFTCFLFRQYFLGFPKELEEAARVDGLGYWGAYWRIVVPNSLNFFAAMATITFINGWNSFLWPLVIGQDPGSWTVQVALSNYMTNQTVVFHLIFMATAFSILPLVFVFLFLQRWLVQGIAQTGIKG
- a CDS encoding carbohydrate ABC transporter permease, which encodes MSTTTTRDLASPAPAKASPARPRRGLRGSPTFNFWLFCGPFLIGLAIFVYAPILWSIWLSFFEARFTVTPDKFVGFENYTYMLTNDDFVGSLVTFTVFAAFIVPTTWALSLGLALLVNRLRFMRAFFRSVFFLPTACSYVAAALIWKMSIFSGVRFGLMNTILAWFGIDNIAWLVDPNPPWYWVVIVSARLWLQSGFYMILFLAALQNIPGELYEAAAIDGAKPGWQTFRHITLPQLRATSTAVILLLLIAAYQAFDEFFNLLSKTTWGRPPLVELYYKALGESQDYGSGSAGAVILTVLICAVTLLQGKFLGFGRGEESK
- a CDS encoding ABC transporter substrate-binding protein codes for the protein MSNSNWSRRSLFRAAAGMAAAGTLAACGGNNGRSGGSGSGVGLTQFFHAYGEAGTEQAIKKYAKAYDKADVTTQWITSADFESKLFATLLTKNAPDLFEFHPQIQMVKSGQVADLTDIIEPVKSDFNPADIKSHTVDGKIYGVRMIDDPQFFFYRKSMLEKAKVQVPTTLDELMEAAAKLTTGKVKGLYMGDDLHSVIDTMIWSAGADHLNEKNEIAYHTPGVIEGIKKMRKLFTSGHLLLGAPTASWDPSSLNQGLCAIQFCGMWAMPAIQQALGDDWGVFPFPKTIDSGKQSVYNGGWSMFVNAKGKNVDAAKEYVKWLWIDQKKYQEEWATSFGFHIPPRTSIAQTATKLKSGNAAEGVKLFNEFGHFDNIGWTQAMRTSLEDVFANSVRKDMDPEAALDKADAAVNRELKKLFG
- a CDS encoding ROK family protein; the encoded protein is MKRGTSRDIRTANRYEVLRQIIAASPTSRQELAAATGLSLATVATLVGELLDLRMITEVGFEDSAGGRPRGLVAVNASGGALIGVDIAETYVHVELFDLGLNVLARAEENMRPGESRPRQVVGHVAAAAGSVVAQAGVEAARVLGVGVSVPGQVDRATGVSEYAPNWDWHDVPLLDLLAEHIAYPLYLDNPLRAGAVAELWFGAARGHGDALVVNLGTGVGAGLVLGGELHRGVSNSAGEWGHTTLVLDGRPCRCGNRGCVEAYVGAPGIMQNLRELFPDSALLHPDDQTATIDALAAGVAADDPEAVQVLRETARYLGAGIANLVNLLNPEVVVLSSWVAARLGEPLVREVREAVARHALKRPLAANRIVVSPIPTDPACLGAATFALEGALRSVGQRNVRRTVSAEARGRTAPAG